In Vicingus serpentipes, the DNA window TTAATTTAATACTCTTAGGAAGGTTTTTACCTTCAGAAAGCAACTGAGTATGATATCCTTCTGAAAGAGATTCTACAAAATCTGACAAGCCAACTACTTTAATAACTTCATGAACATTTTCTTGAGTTACAAATGATTTTCCTAAGCTAATATTTTCATATAAACTTCCTTTAAAAATGTCTTCTTTAGACAAGTTGTCTCCAATATGAGTCCTTAAATTTTCTTTACATATAGTTGAGATAGGATAGTCATTAACCACAATAGAACCTGTAAAGTCATCATATAAACCTGCCACCAACTGAAGTAAAAATGATTTTCCTGAGCCACTTGAACCAGCAACACATAACGATTTTCCCGATTTTAAATCAAAATTGATATCTTTAATAGTAGGAGCTGAATTATTCTCAAATGAATAATTAAGACTTTTAGCTTTTATTGAAAGTCCAGCATCAGAAGAATCTAATCTCTCTCCCTTATCTTTTTCCAATTCTAAATCAGTTACTAAACCAATTTTCTCAGCAGAAGTCAAAACATCATAAATGGTTTCCATGCTTAAAATCAATTTTTCAACTGAAGACAAAACCAAAATAATAATGATTTCTGACGCTACAAATTGCCCAATATTCATTTGCTCATTAATTACCAACAACCCTCCAATAACTAGAAGACCAGCCGCTGTTAACATTTTAAACCCTACTAAGTTTATATATTGTATTAACAGTGTTTTAAAATGTGCTTTTCTGTTCGTTAAATAGCCCTGTACTTTTTCATCTGTTTTTCTTAAAGGCAAATTAGTTTCACCTGCCAACTTAAAAGTAGATGTAGTTCTTGCAACTTCTTCTAACCAGTGAGCTACCTCATATTTATATGACGACTCTTTTAAACTTGTTCTCAAACCATTAGGCACTGTAAATTTGAAAATGAAATAAACAATTAACAATAACACTAAACTGAACATAATAAAGAATGGATGATATAATGACAACAATATCAATCCAAATAATACTTGCAAAGAAGCACTAGAAAAGTCCATAATAATTTTAGATAGTCCTTTTTGAAGTCCTAGCGTATCAAAAAACCTATTCACCAACTCTGGAACATATTGATTATCAACTGCTTCCAACTTAATCCTAGGTATTCTATATGCAAATTCAAATGCTGACCTAGTAAAAATTTTCTGCTGCAAGTTCTCAGTAATAACTAATTGCATAATTTGCATAACTCCAGACAAGGCAATACCTAATATTACAAGAACAACTAAAATTATCCATGAGGTTGAAACTTCGCCAACAGTAATAAAGTTAATTATAGCTTGAACTCCAAGAGGGATTGACAAACTTAAAATTCCATTGAATAAAGCATAAACATAAATACTAAAAATATCCTGCTTATCAACCTTAAGTAGATTTACAAACCTTTTTAGTGGGGTTAAAATTTCTCTTTTCATATTTTTATTTTATTGCTTTTAAAACCAATTCATCGTAAAAAGAAGTAATCAAATCTTCTTCCTCAGAAACATCCGTTAATCGAGGTAAATGCTCTGCAAAATATCGCTGCAAATGAGCTCCTTCAATAATTGTTGAAACCAGCATGTGAGGATAGTTATATTTTGGATTAATTTCTAAAATAATATCACTTATTCGTTCTACTAATTGTTTAAAAACAGAGTAAGAACCAATCTCATTTTCTTGATCTACACACTTAGTTAA includes these proteins:
- a CDS encoding peptidase domain-containing ABC transporter, with the protein product MKREILTPLKRFVNLLKVDKQDIFSIYVYALFNGILSLSIPLGVQAIINFITVGEVSTSWIILVVLVILGIALSGVMQIMQLVITENLQQKIFTRSAFEFAYRIPRIKLEAVDNQYVPELVNRFFDTLGLQKGLSKIIMDFSSASLQVLFGLILLSLYHPFFIMFSLVLLLIVYFIFKFTVPNGLRTSLKESSYKYEVAHWLEEVARTTSTFKLAGETNLPLRKTDEKVQGYLTNRKAHFKTLLIQYINLVGFKMLTAAGLLVIGGLLVINEQMNIGQFVASEIIIILVLSSVEKLILSMETIYDVLTSAEKIGLVTDLELEKDKGERLDSSDAGLSIKAKSLNYSFENNSAPTIKDINFDLKSGKSLCVAGSSGSGKSFLLQLVAGLYDDFTGSIVVNDYPISTICKENLRTHIGDNLSKEDIFKGSLYENISLGKSFVTQENVHEVIKVVGLSDFVESLSEGYHTQLLSEGKNLPKSIKLKIILARAIVGFPRLILLEDNFKQLPELDKERFLNYIFGSDKKWTIMAVSNDKEIASKFEKVLVLDQGNQLGFDSLSNLSNESWFNQIFIK